The region CTTCGTCGTCGAGGGTGTCGGGGACGGGGAGGATGACGGTGTTGAAGCGGCGTTTGAGGGCGCTGGAGAGGTCGTTGACGCCGCGGTCGCGGGTGTTGGCGGTGGCGATGAGGTTGAAGCCGTGCACGGCCTGGATTTCGGTGTTCAGTTCGGGAACGGGGAGGGTCTTTTCGGACAGGATGGTGATGAGGGTGTCCTGCACGTCGCTCTGCACGCGGGTGAGTTCTTCCAGGCGGGCGATCTTTCCGCCCTGCATGGCGCGGAGGATGGGGCTCTGGACGAGCGCGGCGGGGCTGGGGCCTTCGGCGAGGAGGCGGGCGTAGTTCCAGCCGTAGCGGAGGGTGTCCTCGGCGGTGCCCGCGGTGCCCTGGATCAGCAGGGTGCTGTCGCCGCTGATGGCCGCGGCGAGGTGTTCGCTGACCCAGCTCTTGGCGGTGCCGGGCACGCCCAGCAGGAGGAGGGCGCGGTCGGTGGCGAGCGTGGCGACGGCGATCTCCATGAGGCGGCGGTCCCCAACGTACTTGGCGGTGATCTCGGTCCCGTCGGGCAGGGTGTCGCCGAGCAGGTACGTGAGGACGGCGTGCGGGCTGAGGTTCCAGCGGGGCGGGCGGGGGCGGGTGTCATGCGCGGCGAGGGCGGCGAGTTCGTGCGCGTACTGCTGCTCGGCGTGCTGGCGCAGGACGGTGGCGTCAGGGGTGGTCATGGGTGCTCCTTGAAGTCGTGCCGGATCTGCCTGCGGGTGTCGAGGGTGCCCATCAGGTCGTGCCAGACGCTCTGGGCGTGGTTGGGTGCGTCGGGTGGCAGGGGTGGGGGGGGCGTGGTGTCGGGGTGGAGGTGATGCGTGTGGTCGTGCAGGGTGCGCCAGCGTTGCGGCCACTGGGAGGGGTGGTCGGTGTGCCGGAGGGTGTCCTGGAGGAGGGCGAGAATGGCGTGGCTGTCCTCAGGGGTCCAGGGGGTGGGGTGGTGCGCCAGGGCGGCGAGGATGAGGTCGGGGTCGCGGTCGTGCAGGCCGCTCTGGAGGGTGCGGGCCGGGTCGGCGAGGGCGCGCAGGGCCGGGGTGGACGCGTGCGCGAGAAGCGCCTGGGCAAGCGGCTGGTGCCGGTGCGTGAGGGTGCCCGCGATGAGGTCGTCGAGCAGGTGGTGGTCGCGGGCCAGGGTGATCAGGGCGTGGGGGCCGCCGGGAGTGGCGTGCAGCAGCGCGTCC is a window of Deinococcus radiotolerans DNA encoding:
- a CDS encoding ATP-binding protein — its product is MTTPDATVLRQHAEQQYAHELAALAAHDTRPRPPRWNLSPHAVLTYLLGDTLPDGTEITAKYVGDRRLMEIAVATLATDRALLLLGVPGTAKSWVSEHLAAAISGDSTLLIQGTAGTAEDTLRYGWNYARLLAEGPSPAALVQSPILRAMQGGKIARLEELTRVQSDVQDTLITILSEKTLPVPELNTEIQAVHGFNLIATANTRDRGVNDLSSALKRRFNTVILPVPDTLDDEVRIVTARAQALSAALQIPAQPPALDEVRRIVTVFRELRSGTTEDGKTRLKSPSGSLSTAEAISVVSQSLSLAAHFGTGTLTPHDIAASLIGAIIKDPTQDALIWREYLETVTKKRDDWKDFYKACRAVS